One part of the Chryseobacterium sp. 7 genome encodes these proteins:
- a CDS encoding Na+/H+ antiporter, with protein MHEQLLLILGLLLLVMLLVMLAQRIKIAYPIFLVLAGLGISLIPGVPVLKLDPEIIFMIFLPPLLYEAAWYTSWNDFWKWKRPISLLAFGLVFLTSLVVAYTSQMLIPGFTLALGFLLGGIVSPPDAVAATTVLKGLKVPKRTIAILEGESLINDASSLIVFRFALAAVMTGAFSMHEATGQFFLVAGMGVVIGIAGAHIFYAIHRFLPTTPAIDAALTVMTPYILFLSAEHFHFSGVMAVVSGGLFMSFRAHEIFKTGTTRINMTGVWNTLIFVMNALVFVLIGLELPDIINGLGDISLMEGIKYGLTISLIVIAVRLLWIYPVAHLPRWFSEKARRDPSPGWKNPLIIGWAGMRGVVSLATALSIPVMMNSQAEFPMRNLIIFITFVVIFITLVFQGLTLPLIIKLTKIGEIDAILPSHEQQAGIQMRLDKLAVHKLDNEYNEAVNSNGLLENLKKALESDIKLHQNHLSSIEMCTNRQNDMAEYHKVMLDIFALQRKELFTMKREKLFSDDEIRKAESQLDLNELKITGNKHL; from the coding sequence ATGCACGAACAACTCCTTTTAATCCTGGGCCTTTTATTACTCGTTATGCTGCTGGTCATGCTGGCACAGCGGATCAAAATTGCTTATCCTATCTTTCTGGTTCTTGCCGGATTAGGAATCAGTCTTATTCCCGGAGTTCCTGTTTTAAAACTGGATCCGGAAATTATATTTATGATTTTTTTACCGCCACTTTTATACGAAGCAGCTTGGTATACCTCATGGAATGATTTCTGGAAATGGAAACGTCCCATTAGTCTGCTGGCTTTTGGATTGGTATTTCTGACTTCTTTGGTAGTTGCTTATACTTCACAAATGCTGATTCCCGGATTTACGCTGGCATTAGGGTTTTTATTGGGTGGAATTGTCTCGCCACCGGATGCAGTGGCCGCCACAACGGTTTTAAAAGGATTAAAAGTTCCTAAACGTACGATTGCCATTCTGGAAGGAGAAAGTCTGATTAATGATGCCTCTTCACTGATTGTTTTCAGATTTGCTCTGGCTGCAGTAATGACAGGCGCTTTCTCAATGCATGAAGCCACCGGACAGTTTTTTCTGGTAGCGGGAATGGGTGTTGTTATAGGAATTGCAGGGGCTCATATTTTTTATGCTATTCACCGTTTTTTGCCCACTACACCCGCAATTGATGCAGCACTTACTGTAATGACTCCTTATATTTTGTTTCTTTCAGCAGAACATTTTCATTTTTCTGGGGTGATGGCGGTTGTAAGTGGAGGATTATTTATGTCTTTCCGTGCTCATGAAATTTTTAAAACAGGAACCACGAGAATCAATATGACAGGAGTCTGGAATACGCTGATTTTTGTGATGAATGCTTTAGTCTTTGTATTAATTGGTCTTGAACTTCCGGATATCATCAATGGATTAGGCGATATTTCTTTAATGGAAGGAATTAAATATGGTTTAACTATAAGTTTGATCGTTATTGCAGTACGTCTTTTATGGATTTATCCTGTAGCTCATCTCCCAAGATGGTTCAGTGAAAAGGCCCGCCGTGATCCAAGTCCGGGATGGAAAAATCCTTTGATTATAGGCTGGGCTGGAATGAGGGGAGTTGTTTCTCTGGCAACAGCCTTGTCAATACCCGTAATGATGAATAGTCAAGCCGAATTTCCTATGAGAAACCTGATTATTTTTATCACCTTTGTAGTCATTTTTATCACATTGGTTTTTCAGGGACTCACCTTGCCTTTAATTATTAAATTAACCAAAATAGGAGAGATTGATGCTATTCTTCCTTCCCATGAACAGCAGGCCGGAATTCAGATGAGACTGGATAAGCTTGCCGTCCATAAACTTGATAATGAATACAATGAAGCCGTAAACAGCAATGGTCTGCTGGAGAATCTTAAAAAAGCGCTGGAAAGTGATATCAAACTTCACCAGAATCATTTAAGCTCTATTGAAATGTGCACCAACAGGCAAAACGATATGGCAGAATATCATAAAGTGATGCTGGATATATTTGCTTTACAACGAAAAGAATTGTTTACAATGAAACGTGAAAAGCTCTTCAGTGATGATGAGATCCGAAAAGCAGAATCACAGCTGGATTTAAACGAATTGAAAATTACGGGAAATAAGCATTTGTAG
- a CDS encoding alpha/beta hydrolase, which translates to MSHILNIKTAGIPLNQAEKALIMVHGRGGSAQDILSLSQHLNVKEYALLAPQALNHTWYPFSFIAPVEQNEPWLSSALEMVEETVNAAVKAGIKPENIYFFGFSQGACLTLEFLTRNAQKFGGAAAIIGGVIGEKINRENYKGDFAGTPVFLGTSNPDFHVPIERVYATANILREMNADVTEKVYANFGHSINEEEIEIANSVIFK; encoded by the coding sequence ATGAGTCATATTTTAAATATAAAAACAGCAGGAATACCATTGAATCAGGCAGAAAAAGCTTTGATCATGGTTCATGGACGTGGAGGAAGCGCTCAGGATATTCTGAGTTTATCCCAGCACCTGAATGTAAAAGAATATGCATTACTGGCTCCACAGGCATTGAATCATACCTGGTATCCTTTTTCATTTATAGCTCCGGTAGAACAAAACGAACCATGGTTATCATCAGCCCTTGAAATGGTTGAAGAAACAGTGAATGCCGCTGTAAAAGCTGGAATTAAACCTGAAAATATCTACTTTTTCGGATTCTCTCAGGGCGCTTGTCTTACCCTTGAATTTTTAACCCGAAATGCTCAGAAGTTTGGCGGTGCAGCTGCCATTATTGGAGGAGTGATAGGAGAGAAGATTAACCGTGAAAACTATAAAGGTGATTTTGCCGGAACTCCAGTTTTCTTGGGAACCAGCAACCCTGATTTTCATGTTCCCATAGAAAGAGTATACGCTACAGCCAATATTTTAAGAGAAATGAATGCGGATGTAACGGAGAAAGTATATGCCAATTTCGGACATTCTATTAACGAGGAAGAAATTGAAATAGCTAATTCTGTGATATTTAAATAA
- a CDS encoding ring-cleaving dioxygenase: MKLITGLHHVTAITGNAQENIDFYTGVLGLRLVKKTVNFDYSDVYHFYFGDEYGTPGTIMTTFPYGKDLINGRHGKGMLNTTAFSVSMEALDYWMNRLEQFNIPFKQPQQRLSEEVFIYLEDFDGLGLELVFNDKDERKGYYNGYIPKDYAIKGIHHVEIWQDAYERTAALLTTQMDHKVIRESPDRLRLGAEDMPGKYVDLLSTPNALKGLAGRGTVHHVAFATPDAESQLEMVKRLNAYGLEHTEVKDRKYFTSVYFKEPGGVLFEIATSGPGFDVDEEAAFLGEDLQLPLQFEKRRERLKEVLPKINYPTEKFR, from the coding sequence ATGAAACTTATTACAGGATTGCATCACGTTACGGCAATTACCGGCAATGCACAGGAAAATATTGACTTCTATACAGGCGTTTTAGGACTTCGGTTAGTTAAAAAAACGGTCAATTTTGATTATTCAGATGTTTATCATTTTTATTTCGGTGACGAATACGGAACACCTGGAACCATTATGACTACTTTTCCTTATGGTAAAGATTTGATCAATGGAAGACACGGTAAAGGAATGCTCAATACTACTGCTTTTTCGGTTTCTATGGAAGCTCTTGACTATTGGATGAACCGCCTGGAACAGTTTAATATTCCTTTTAAACAACCGCAGCAAAGACTTTCTGAGGAAGTTTTCATTTATCTTGAAGATTTTGATGGGCTGGGGCTGGAATTGGTTTTTAATGATAAAGACGAAAGAAAAGGATATTACAACGGCTATATTCCTAAAGATTATGCCATTAAAGGAATTCATCATGTAGAAATCTGGCAGGATGCTTATGAAAGAACAGCAGCACTTCTGACGACTCAGATGGATCATAAAGTAATCAGAGAAAGTCCGGACAGGCTGAGATTGGGAGCAGAAGATATGCCGGGGAAATATGTAGATCTGCTTTCTACTCCAAATGCTTTGAAAGGATTAGCCGGAAGAGGTACTGTTCATCATGTAGCGTTTGCTACTCCCGATGCCGAATCCCAGCTTGAAATGGTAAAAAGATTAAATGCATACGGACTGGAACATACAGAAGTGAAAGACAGAAAATATTTTACTTCCGTATATTTTAAAGAGCCTGGAGGTGTTTTGTTTGAAATTGCAACTTCAGGTCCCGGATTCGATGTAGATGAAGAAGCTGCATTTTTAGGGGAAGATTTGCAATTGCCGCTGCAGTTTGAGAAAAGAAGAGAACGTTTGAAAGAAGTTCTTCCCAAAATCAATTATCCAACAGAAAAATTCAGATAA